The proteins below are encoded in one region of Reichenbachiella sp. 5M10:
- the nqrC gene encoding NADH:ubiquinone reductase (Na(+)-transporting) subunit C, whose product MTIILGGLLSGTSVVLKPMQDKQVELDTKKKILGAVMDISNIKDPNAILKLYEERVTSTVVDINGNLMEKDEKGNPLVAEKIDFQKNNKKDVQTRPYPVFMFMKEDSDEVDSYIIPLFGAGLWDWISGFIALDSDLNTVRGVAFDHKSETPGLGARITTDVVKDRYIGKKIFDESGNLVSVSMIKGEKGEPLDDHHIDGMSGATLTGKGVNAMLKDYLTYYLTFIEKTKAESSKGQNI is encoded by the coding sequence TTGACAATCATACTGGGGGGATTACTATCTGGTACTTCTGTGGTGTTGAAACCCATGCAAGACAAGCAGGTAGAGTTAGATACAAAGAAGAAAATTTTGGGTGCAGTGATGGATATTTCCAACATCAAGGATCCAAATGCGATACTCAAACTATACGAAGAAAGAGTCACTTCGACTGTAGTAGACATCAACGGCAACTTGATGGAGAAAGACGAAAAAGGCAACCCACTGGTGGCTGAGAAAATCGATTTCCAGAAAAACAACAAAAAGGACGTACAGACAAGACCTTACCCTGTTTTCATGTTTATGAAAGAGGACAGTGACGAGGTTGATTCTTACATTATTCCGTTGTTTGGAGCAGGTCTATGGGATTGGATTTCAGGATTCATTGCCTTGGATAGTGACCTCAACACCGTGAGAGGTGTAGCTTTTGATCACAAATCGGAGACACCTGGTCTAGGCGCTAGAATCACCACCGATGTGGTCAAAGACCGATACATTGGCAAAAAGATCTTTGACGAAAGCGGAAACTTAGTTTCTGTATCGATGATCAAGGGAGAAAAAGGCGAACCACTCGATGATCATCACATCGATGGAATGTCTGGAGCAACCCTCACAGGAAAAGGTGTAAATGCCATGCTCAAGGATTATCTGACTTACTACTTGACGTTTATCGAAAAAACGAAAGCAGAAAGCAGTAAAGGGCAAAATATATAA
- the nqrE gene encoding NADH:ubiquinone reductase (Na(+)-transporting) subunit E, with amino-acid sequence MEAFNIFIKSAFIDNMVFAYFLGMCSFLAVSKKVSTALGLGAAVIFVLTITVPINWLLQEYVLKEGALTWINASFESIDLSFLTFIMFIAIIAAMVQLVEMIIEKVSPSLYGSLGIFLPLIAVNCAILGASLFMVQRDYTIVEATAYGSGSGFGWFLAIIALAAIREKLKYSNVPNGLKGLGITMILTGLMGIAFKSFIGIVL; translated from the coding sequence ATGGAAGCATTTAATATATTTATAAAAAGCGCATTTATTGACAACATGGTCTTCGCATACTTCTTAGGTATGTGTTCGTTCCTTGCTGTGTCAAAGAAAGTATCTACGGCTTTGGGTCTCGGTGCGGCAGTTATTTTCGTCTTGACGATCACTGTGCCAATCAACTGGTTGCTCCAAGAGTACGTCCTCAAAGAAGGTGCTCTTACCTGGATCAATGCTAGTTTCGAAAGCATCGACCTTAGTTTCTTGACCTTCATCATGTTCATTGCAATCATCGCAGCGATGGTACAATTGGTCGAGATGATCATCGAGAAAGTATCGCCATCACTCTACGGTTCATTAGGGATTTTCCTACCATTGATCGCGGTAAACTGTGCGATCCTCGGGGCGTCACTTTTCATGGTACAACGTGACTATACAATCGTCGAGGCTACAGCATACGGATCAGGTTCAGGGTTCGGTTGGTTCTTGGCGATCATCGCCCTAGCCGCCATCAGAGAAAAATTGAAGTACAGTAACGTGCCAAACGGGTTGAAAGGTCTCGGTATCACCATGATCCTCACAGGTCTAATGGGTATCGCTTTCAAGTCCTTCATCGGTATCGTATTGTAG
- a CDS encoding NADH:ubiquinone reductase (Na(+)-transporting) subunit B, producing the protein MKFIEDIFAKVRPNFEKGGKWEKFYYIYEAHETLLLAPNSTTGATGAQIRDAIDMKRMMMTVIIAMVPCLLFGIWNAGYQHYLAIGEVAALGDILLTGAILVVPIIIVSYAVGLGIEFTFATIRKHEVNEGFLVTGMLIPLVMPASIPLWQVGLATAFAVIIGKEVFGGTGMNILNVALTARAFLYFAYPSQISGDVWSFIGEGNTAVAAFSGATPLAIGAAAVEGTEPMVSMLNNSWSEGLFDFWNMFIGIMPGSIGETSTLMCLIGAAILIFTGVGSWKIIFSVFAGAFAMGTLCNVFGANEYMLLPAHYHLVIGGLAFGAVFMASDPVTAAQTETGKWIYGFLIGILTVIIRVFNPAYPEGIMLAILLMNVFAPLIDYYVVAANKKRRLKRATV; encoded by the coding sequence ATGAAATTTATAGAAGACATTTTTGCAAAAGTTCGCCCGAACTTCGAAAAAGGAGGGAAGTGGGAGAAATTTTACTATATATACGAGGCGCACGAGACCTTACTACTCGCACCAAACAGCACCACTGGTGCAACAGGTGCTCAGATTCGTGATGCCATCGATATGAAGAGAATGATGATGACAGTCATCATCGCCATGGTACCTTGCTTGCTGTTCGGTATTTGGAACGCAGGGTATCAGCACTATCTCGCCATTGGTGAGGTTGCTGCGCTCGGAGACATCCTATTGACAGGAGCGATCTTGGTCGTTCCGATCATTATCGTATCCTATGCGGTAGGTCTAGGAATCGAATTCACATTCGCAACCATCCGAAAACACGAAGTAAACGAAGGTTTCCTCGTCACTGGAATGTTGATTCCGTTGGTAATGCCAGCATCGATTCCACTATGGCAAGTCGGCTTGGCCACTGCCTTTGCAGTTATTATTGGCAAAGAGGTCTTTGGAGGAACAGGAATGAACATCCTCAATGTAGCCTTGACGGCTAGAGCATTCTTATACTTTGCCTACCCTTCACAGATTTCGGGAGATGTATGGTCATTTATAGGAGAGGGAAACACTGCTGTGGCAGCCTTTTCTGGAGCGACTCCACTCGCCATCGGAGCAGCAGCTGTAGAAGGCACAGAACCGATGGTCTCCATGCTCAACAACAGTTGGTCTGAGGGCCTATTTGATTTCTGGAACATGTTCATTGGCATCATGCCTGGTTCGATTGGAGAGACCTCTACATTGATGTGCTTGATTGGTGCAGCGATATTGATCTTCACCGGAGTAGGTAGTTGGAAAATCATCTTCAGTGTATTCGCTGGAGCATTTGCGATGGGTACACTATGCAACGTGTTCGGTGCAAACGAGTACATGTTGCTCCCCGCACACTATCACTTGGTGATTGGTGGTTTAGCATTCGGGGCAGTATTCATGGCCTCTGACCCTGTCACCGCAGCACAAACAGAAACAGGAAAATGGATCTACGGATTCTTGATCGGTATTTTGACCGTAATCATCAGAGTATTTAATCCAGCATACCCTGAAGGGATCATGCTTGCTATATTATTAATGAATGTATTCGCTCCACTTATTGATTACTACGTGGTAGCAGCTAACAAGAAAAGGAGGTTGAAACGTGCAACGGTCTAA
- a CDS encoding BlaI/MecI/CopY family transcriptional regulator, with amino-acid sequence MKELTKAEQQVMQVLWQIEQGVVHDIIEKLPTPKPAYNTISTIVRILVKKEFVGFTAHGKTHQYYPLVSKDDYSKQFLNTFIGGYFGGSFKNLVSFFVKEENMDIDDLDALMTHVKQNIAKDENSTD; translated from the coding sequence GTGAAAGAATTGACCAAAGCAGAACAACAAGTCATGCAAGTCCTATGGCAAATAGAACAAGGAGTGGTACATGATATCATTGAAAAACTACCTACTCCAAAACCTGCATACAACACCATCTCTACCATCGTTCGAATCCTCGTAAAAAAGGAATTCGTCGGGTTTACCGCACATGGCAAGACACACCAATATTATCCCTTGGTATCCAAAGATGACTACAGCAAACAGTTTCTGAACACATTCATCGGAGGCTACTTTGGTGGCTCATTCAAAAACCTCGTGTCATTCTTTGTCAAAGAAGAAAATATGGACATAGATGACCTAGATGCACTCATGACTCACGTAAAACAAAACATAGCAAAAGATGAAAATAGCACTGATTAA
- a CDS encoding NADH:ubiquinone reductase (Na(+)-transporting) subunit D: MSTETLEQPIVKEPSEPLLSKRRKKFITDPLNDDNPVTIQVLGICSALAVTVKMQPTLVMSIAVVFVVVFSNLIISMMRNIIPGRVRIIVQLAIVATLVTLVSEFLKAYLFDMYKVLGAFVGLIITNCIVMGRLEAFAMANKAYDSVLDGLGSGFGYAWVILTVAFFRELLGSGSVFDFPVYGAIENWTGFAIPTNGLMVDSIGAFMVLGIIIWVQRTKNGYVEH, encoded by the coding sequence ATGAGTACAGAAACTTTGGAACAACCGATCGTCAAGGAGCCATCGGAACCGTTACTTTCCAAAAGAAGAAAGAAATTCATTACTGATCCATTGAATGACGACAACCCCGTCACCATACAGGTACTGGGGATATGTTCGGCACTAGCGGTGACTGTCAAGATGCAGCCAACACTAGTGATGTCCATTGCAGTGGTTTTCGTAGTGGTATTTTCGAACCTCATCATCTCTATGATGAGAAACATCATCCCAGGTCGTGTCAGAATCATCGTACAGCTTGCCATCGTGGCGACACTTGTGACTCTGGTTAGTGAATTTCTCAAAGCTTACCTTTTTGACATGTACAAGGTACTAGGGGCCTTCGTAGGGCTAATCATCACCAACTGTATCGTGATGGGACGTCTTGAAGCATTCGCCATGGCCAACAAGGCCTACGACTCTGTCCTCGATGGATTGGGTAGTGGTTTTGGATATGCATGGGTCATCTTGACGGTAGCCTTCTTTAGAGAATTGCTCGGATCAGGTTCAGTCTTTGATTTCCCAGTCTATGGGGCCATCGAAAACTGGACAGGCTTTGCCATCCCTACAAACGGGTTGATGGTAGATTCGATCGGTGCATTTATGGTATTGGGTATCATCATTTGGGTACAGAGAACTAAAAACGGATACGTAGAACACTAA
- a CDS encoding Na(+)-translocating NADH-quinone reductase subunit A, with translation MSQNIKLKKGFDINLAGKAEKKIAELSQPETFAMKPSDFVGMSRAKLLVKEGDTVKAGSPIMIDKQVEDVMYCSPVSGEIAEVVRGAKRKVLEIRILADKEIEFESFEKHSDVSGLSKEAAIDQMKKSGVWTNIIQRPYGVVASPQDTPKAIFISAFDTHPLAPDTNFILEGYAKYYEAGIEVLSKLTEGKVHINVNSDTAEFLKSNKAQINTVSGPHPAGNVGVQIHHIDPINKGEVAWTVAPYGVAQIGKLFLEGKYDASKIIALTGSEVKAPQYYKTYSGACVNKLLDGTTNGGNERFISGNPLTGNQINSTGYLGHYHNQVTVIPEGDYYEFFGWITPTTKKLSMHRAFGLLSFLGGKNKEYVLDTNTRGQHRAFVQTGSFEKVVPMDVLPTHLIKAILAEDYDDMEGLGIYEVIEEDLALCEFIDVSKNDIQSILREGIDLVKNS, from the coding sequence AGAAAGGTTTTGACATCAACCTTGCTGGAAAAGCTGAAAAGAAAATCGCAGAGCTCTCTCAGCCAGAGACTTTTGCCATGAAACCCTCAGACTTTGTTGGGATGAGCAGAGCCAAATTGCTCGTCAAAGAAGGAGATACAGTCAAAGCAGGCTCGCCGATTATGATCGACAAGCAAGTGGAAGACGTCATGTATTGCTCTCCTGTGAGTGGTGAAATAGCTGAAGTGGTGAGAGGAGCCAAGAGAAAAGTACTTGAAATACGAATCCTTGCAGACAAGGAAATCGAATTTGAGTCTTTCGAGAAGCACTCAGATGTCAGTGGCCTTTCTAAAGAAGCGGCTATCGATCAGATGAAAAAGTCTGGCGTTTGGACCAACATTATTCAGAGGCCCTATGGCGTAGTAGCCAGTCCTCAGGATACGCCAAAAGCCATTTTCATCTCTGCATTCGATACACACCCTTTGGCGCCAGATACCAACTTCATCCTCGAGGGTTATGCCAAGTATTATGAGGCGGGCATAGAGGTCTTGAGCAAACTCACTGAAGGCAAGGTCCACATCAACGTCAACAGCGATACAGCGGAGTTCTTGAAAAGCAATAAAGCACAAATCAACACCGTATCAGGGCCTCATCCTGCAGGCAACGTAGGTGTACAGATCCATCACATTGACCCTATCAACAAAGGAGAAGTGGCTTGGACGGTTGCTCCATATGGCGTAGCACAAATTGGTAAACTCTTCTTAGAAGGCAAGTATGATGCATCGAAAATCATCGCCTTGACCGGCTCAGAAGTAAAAGCTCCACAGTACTACAAAACATACTCTGGTGCATGTGTCAATAAACTCCTCGACGGTACTACCAATGGTGGAAACGAGAGATTCATCTCAGGCAACCCCTTGACTGGAAATCAAATCAACTCTACGGGCTACCTCGGACACTATCACAATCAAGTGACCGTAATCCCAGAAGGTGACTACTATGAATTCTTCGGATGGATCACTCCTACAACCAAGAAATTGAGTATGCACCGTGCATTTGGTTTGTTGTCCTTCCTTGGAGGCAAAAATAAAGAATACGTACTGGACACCAATACCAGGGGCCAACACAGAGCATTCGTGCAAACGGGGTCTTTCGAAAAGGTAGTACCAATGGACGTTTTACCCACGCATTTGATCAAAGCGATCTTGGCGGAGGATTACGATGACATGGAAGGTTTGGGAATTTACGAAGTGATTGAAGAAGATTTGGCACTTTGTGAGTTTATCGATGTGTCTAAAAATGACATCCAGTCTATTTTGAGAGAAGGAATTGATTTAGTAAAAAATAGTTAA